A single genomic interval of Asterias amurensis chromosome 1, ASM3211899v1 harbors:
- the LOC139944567 gene encoding allatostatin-A receptor-like: MDQLLFPTASSTTEEILDKVAEDIGVFTKFVLAFYGIICVVGITGNLLVVIVLLRVPSLRSNTSDFLVHLSIVDALTCVFVIPYYLVPQTSSSSNPGFFDEFWCRFYTSQFLFWCLAVTSALSLITVNLERYVAIVHPHKYKTVFSKRNKYLMIAAWWILALITKCFNFFVYGDGGTGCTFSGWPNRGFQIAFGFYTFSVNFFVPFVVMVFAQRRVISSLRSQVMRLYVRSAFMNANLRDQREMWQLRASQTLVKTLLACVMTFAVCWAPNQIWFLLFNCGVPFKIGAPDHDITIILAVGNSCVNPVIYTMMNKPFRKGIREVFCKQRDSNQVGDNNGAHGRDYDI, encoded by the exons ATGGACCAACTTCTGTTCCCAACAGCGTCTTCAACCACAGAAGAAATACTGGATAAAGTAGCCGAAGACATTGGTGTTTTTACCAAATTCGTCCTAGCTTTCTACGGCATAATCTGTGTAGTTGGTATCACTGGTAACTTACTGGTTGTCATCGTACTTCTCCGTGTGCCGTCCCTCCGGTCTAACACCAGTGATTTCTTAGTGCACCTCTCAATTGTAGACGCTCTAACGTGTGTTTTTGTCATTCCTTACTATCTCGTTCCGCAAACAAGTTCCTCTTCGAATCCCGGATTCTTTGATGAATTCTGGTGTCGGTTTTACACCTCTCAGTTCCTGTTTTGGTGTTTGGCTGTGACTTCTGCCTTAAGTCTGATAACGGTAAATTTAGAGCGCTACGTAGCTATCGTCCACCCGCACAAGTACAAGACGGTGTTCTCCAAACGAAATAAATACCTCATGATCGCAGCTTGGTGGATTCTGGCTTTAATCACCAAATGTTTCAACTTCTTTGTTTATGGAGATGGAGGAACAGGTTGTACATTTTCAGGTTGGCCCAACAGAGGATTCCAGATCGCCTTCGGGTTTTACACTTTCTCGGTCAACTTCTTCGTTCCCTTCGTCGTGATGGTGTTTGCGCAACGCAGGGTTATTTCCTCGCTAAGAAGTCAGGTTATGAGGCTTTACGTCCGATCAG CTTTCATGAACGCCAATCTACGTGATCAGCGTGAAATGTGGCAACTCCGTGCGTCTCAAACCCTGGTGAAAACCCTCCTGGCATGCGTCATGACATTTGCTGTGTGCTGGGCGCCCAATCAGATCTGGTTTCTGCTCTTCAACTGCGGTGTTCCATTTAAGATTGGGGCACCCGATCATGACATCACTATCATTCTAGCCGTGGGTAATTCCTGTGTGAATCCAGTCATTTACACCATGATGAACAAGCCATTCCGTAAAGGCATCAGGGAGGTATTCTGCAAgcagcgggattcgaaccaggtgGGAGACAACAATGGAGCCCATGGAAGGGACTATGACATCTGA
- the LOC139944576 gene encoding galanin receptor type 1-like: MYHTTTSQSGDWEKQLESASHSAFISSQVTMEQFDLPDTTTSTYEEMGDGDVAAGDRDAFEKFVLALYGIICVVGITGNLLVAIVLLRVPSLRSNTSDFLVHLSIIDFMVCLLVIPFFLAPTPNPTPNPGFVGGEFWCRFYVSQFLFWFSTMTSDFCLITVNLERYVAIVRPHKYKTVFTKRNKYVMIVSCWVLAAVTESYILFFNGIDEEKRCSFIGWPNKGAQAVFGLYGFTVRLFGPLAVMVYAQLKVISTLNRQVKILTSRTAIMGANSSDQRKMWQLQASKTLVRTLLFCVMTFAVCWTPNQIWFLLFNFSVPVVAGGPFHHISVILAVCNSCVNPVIYTMTNKPFRKGIREVFCRQRDSNQVGDNSGVTIGTVS; encoded by the exons ATGTATCACACAACGACATCTCAATCGGGAGACTGGGAGAAACAGTTGGAGAGTGCTTCTCATTCCGCATTCATCTCAAGTCAAGTCACCATGGAGCAATTCGATCTCCCTGATACAACCACAAGTACATATGAAGAAATGGGTGATGGAGACGTAGCAGCAGGAGATAGGGATGCGTTCGAAAAATTCGTCTTAGCTCTCTACGGCATAATCTGCGTGGTTGGTATCACTGGTAACTTATTGGTTGCCATCGTACTCCTCCGTGTGCCGTCCCTCCGGTCTAACACCAGTGATTTCCTAGTGCATCTCTCCATTATAGATTTCATGGTATGCCTTCTTGTGATACCCTTTTTTCTCGCACCGACGCCGAATCCTACTCCAAACCCGGGATTCGTCGGTGGTGAGTTCTGGTGTCGATTTTACGTCTCTCAGTTCCTGTTTTGGTTCTCTACAATGACATCCGACTTCTGTTTGATCACCGTCAATTTGGAGCGCTACGTAGCTATCGTCCGCCCACACAAGTACAAGACGGTGTTCACAAAACGCAATAAGTACGTCATGATTGTTTCGTGCTGGGTTCTGGCAGCAGTAACTGAGTCCTACATCCTCTTTTTCAACGGAATAGACGAGGAGAAAAGATGCAGTTTTATAGGCTGGCCGAATAAGGGAGCCCAGGCGGTCTTTGGTCTGTATGGTTTCACGGTTCGATTGTTCGGTCCTTTGGCTGTGATGGTGTATGCGCAACTAAAAGTCATCTCAACCCTGAACAGACAAGTCAAGATACTCACAAGTCGAACCg CCATCATGGGAGCTAACTCAAGTGACCAGCGTAAAATGTGGCAGCTCCAAGCCTCGAAAACCCTGGTGCGAACCCTCCTCTTCTGCGTCATGACATTTGCCGTGTGCTGGACTCCAAACCAAATCTGGTTCCTCCTGTTTAACTTCAGCGTTCCAGTGGTAGCCGGAGGCCCTTTCCACCACATTTCGGTTATTCTGGCCGTGTGTAATTCCTGTGTGAATCCAGTCATTTACACCATGACCAACAAGCCATTCCGTAAAGGCATCAGGGAGGTATTCTGTAGgcagcgggattcgaaccaggtgGGAGACAACAGTGGAGTCACAATCGGGACTGTGTCTTAA
- the LOC139944556 gene encoding galanin receptor type 1-like, with translation MSSIDISSQVSTMEQLEFHVTTVQIINDEMMVEGDIAATEDAFAKLVLALYGIICVVGITGNLLVAIVLLRVPSLRSNTSDFLVHLAIADSLVSLLVIPYFMVQRSTSASPGIFGEFWCRFYTSQFVFWCLATVSVMSLIAVNLERYVAIVSPHKYKTVFTKQNKYIMILAIWILAVVTESAVIIFNGIDDNECIFIGWPSRGAQLGFGLYGFALKFLGPLTVMVYAQAKVISTLNRQVKTLTSRSAAIANPRDQREMWQLRASQTLVKTLLACVITFAVCWAPNQIWFLLFNFDVPLTPGGHFHHITIILAVGNSCVNPVIYTMTNKPFRKGIREVFCKQRDSNQVGDSGAATGTASTETI, from the exons ATGAGTTCCATAGACATCTCAAGCCAAGTGAGCACAATGGAACAACTCGAATTCCATGTTACAACCGTACAAATAATCAACGATGAAATGATGGTCGAGGGAGACATAGCAGCAACAGAAGATGCTTTCGCCAAACTCGTCTTAGCTCTCTACGGCATAATTTGCGTGGTTGGTATCACTGGCAACTTACTGGTTGCCATCGTACTCCTCCGTGTGCCGTCCCTTCGGTCTAACACCAGTGATTTCTTAGTGCATCTTGCCATCGCAGATTCCCTAGTCAGTCTTCTGGTCATCCCTTATTTTATGGTTCAAAGGTCAACCTCTGCGAGCCCCGGAATCTTCGGTGAATTTTGGTGCCGTTTTTACACCTCTCAGTTCGTATTCTGGTGTCTCGCAACGGTTTCTGTAATGAGTTTGATCGCCGTCAATTTGGAGCGTTACGTAGCCATCGTTAGCCCCCATAAGTACAAGACAGTGTTTACTAAACAGAATAAATACATCATGATTCTTGCCATTTGGATTCTGGCCGTGGTAACCGAATCCGCTGTTATCATTTTTAATGGAATTGATGATAACGAATGTATTTTCATAGGCTGGCCAAGTAGAGGAGCTCAACTTGGATTCGGCCTGTATGGTTTCGCACTCAAGTTCCTTGGTCCTTTGACTGTGATGGTGTATGCGCAAGCAAAAGTCATCTCTACTCTGAACAGACAAGTCAAGACACTTACGAGTCGCTCTG CCGCTATCGCTAATCCACGTGATCAGCGTGAAATGTGGCAACTCCGTGCGTCTCAAACCCTGGTGAAAACCCTGCTGGCGTGCGTCATTACATTTGCTGTGTGCTGGGCGCCAAACCAAATCTGGTTCTTGCTTTTCAACTTTGACGTCCCACTGACGCCAGGAGGTCATTTTCACCACATCACTATCATTCTAGCCGTGGGTAATTCCTGTGTGAATCCAGTCATCTACACCATGACGAACAAGCCGTTCCGTAAAGGCATCAGAGAAGTGTTCTGCAAgcagcgggattcgaaccaggtgGGAGACAGTGGAGCGGCCACAGGGACTGCATCTACTGAGACCATTTGA